The Hymenobacter sp. 5317J-9 genome has a window encoding:
- a CDS encoding GAF domain-containing protein has product MAETLSLDTTLTKAEQYRQLLPQIEALTTGESDLTANLANTAAALRQAFGFFWVGFYLVKGEELVLGPFQGPIACTRIRHGKGVCGASWARAETLLVPDVEAFPGHIACSSESKSEIVVPIFNKGQVVAVLDVDSDQLNDFDHDDQAALEQLMQLAGQWF; this is encoded by the coding sequence ATGGCCGAAACCCTCTCCCTCGATACCACGCTCACCAAAGCCGAGCAATACCGCCAGCTGCTGCCCCAAATCGAAGCCCTCACCACCGGCGAGTCCGACCTCACCGCCAACCTCGCCAATACGGCCGCGGCCCTGCGGCAGGCGTTCGGGTTTTTCTGGGTGGGCTTTTACCTCGTGAAGGGCGAAGAGCTGGTGCTGGGGCCGTTCCAGGGCCCCATTGCCTGCACGCGCATCCGGCACGGCAAGGGCGTGTGCGGTGCCAGCTGGGCGCGGGCCGAAACCCTGCTGGTGCCCGACGTGGAAGCCTTCCCCGGCCACATTGCCTGCAGCTCGGAGTCGAAGTCGGAAATCGTAGTGCCCATCTTCAACAAGGGGCAAGTAGTGGCCGTGCTGGATGTCGACAGCGACCAGCTCAACGATTTCGACCACGACGACCAGGCCGCGTTGGAGCAGTTGATGCAGCTGGCGGGCCAGTGGTTCTAA
- the prmC gene encoding peptide chain release factor N(5)-glutamine methyltransferase — MTIRHFTTALAEALNAVYPSREAESIAALVAEHLLGATPLQRLMRAQEPVPETALAALPALQTRLLAHEPVQYVLGVAHFADMELEVTPATLIPRPETEELVQLIAQEQHGRRGLSVLDVGTGSGCLALALARDLPDSAVLAVDISAEALAVARRNAARYGPAVAFQQVDILRSPPAGLAAGTLDVLVSNPPYVRESERPQMRENVLAWEPATALFVPDEDPLLFYRRLVQLGHELLRPGGAIYFEINEALGPETADLLTQRGFAGVRVQADMFGKVRMVRGERS, encoded by the coding sequence ATGACCATTCGCCACTTCACCACCGCTTTGGCCGAGGCCCTAAACGCCGTGTACCCGTCCCGCGAAGCCGAAAGCATTGCGGCCCTTGTGGCAGAGCACCTGCTCGGCGCCACGCCGCTGCAGCGCCTGATGCGGGCGCAGGAGCCCGTGCCGGAAACTGCCCTGGCGGCCCTCCCGGCCCTGCAAACCCGCCTGCTGGCCCACGAGCCGGTGCAATACGTGCTGGGCGTGGCCCACTTCGCCGACATGGAGCTGGAAGTGACGCCCGCCACCCTCATTCCGCGCCCCGAAACTGAAGAGTTGGTGCAGCTCATTGCCCAGGAGCAGCACGGACGGCGCGGCCTGTCGGTGCTCGACGTGGGCACCGGCTCGGGCTGCCTGGCGCTGGCGCTGGCCCGCGACCTGCCCGATTCGGCGGTGCTGGCCGTGGATATTTCGGCCGAAGCCCTGGCCGTGGCCCGGCGCAATGCCGCCCGCTACGGCCCGGCCGTGGCTTTTCAGCAAGTCGACATTCTGCGAAGCCCGCCCGCGGGCCTGGCTGCCGGCACCCTCGATGTGCTGGTAAGCAACCCGCCCTACGTGCGCGAAAGCGAGCGCCCCCAGATGCGCGAAAACGTGCTGGCTTGGGAGCCGGCCACGGCCCTGTTCGTGCCCGATGAGGACCCGCTGCTGTTCTACCGCCGCCTCGTCCAGCTGGGCCACGAGCTGTTGCGCCCGGGCGGCGCCATCTACTTCGAAATCAACGAAGCCCTGGGCCCGGAAACCGCCGACCTGCTCACGCAGCGCGGGTTTGCTGGGGTACGCGTGCAGGCTGATATGTTCGGGAAGGTGCGAATGGTGCGGGGGGAGAGGAGCTAG
- a CDS encoding glutathionylspermidine synthase family protein, whose product MINLLPLSGDVAPAVQALGWDWAIEDACQNYVAREAVLLPEADAETLLQAADTLYDMLVEAIPDPIPDALLHKLAIPANLWEAVRHSWHDERHWHFYGRFDMALTADGSKLLEFNADTATGLPETAVVQWASLVAAGQSDDERQANGLFECLEDQFRHWRALNQDRQATLLLVHLPDSAEDEANCAVLAEAARTAGFADVFMCSVDAMTVSVQGEDRGVWAESVPGQWQKFDFLFKLVPWEILAEEEPELTADLVQLQLTRDVVMANPAYALLFQSKALLAHLWETFPHHPLLLEASLSPLPGHHVRKPVLGREGQNVAEVQADGRPGAEVPGEFGQQPQLYQRWAELPTDAQGRRYQAGVFWAGEACAIGFRREAGLIINLSEFVPHILV is encoded by the coding sequence ATGATTAACCTTCTCCCCCTCTCTGGCGACGTAGCGCCGGCCGTGCAGGCCCTGGGCTGGGACTGGGCTATCGAAGACGCCTGCCAGAACTACGTGGCCCGTGAAGCCGTGCTGCTCCCGGAAGCCGACGCCGAGACGCTGCTCCAAGCAGCCGATACGCTCTACGACATGCTGGTGGAAGCCATTCCCGACCCCATTCCCGATGCGCTGCTGCACAAACTGGCTATCCCGGCTAACCTGTGGGAAGCCGTGCGTCACTCCTGGCACGACGAGCGGCACTGGCACTTCTACGGACGCTTCGATATGGCCCTGACGGCCGACGGCTCCAAGCTCCTCGAATTTAACGCCGATACCGCCACCGGCCTGCCCGAAACCGCCGTGGTGCAATGGGCCAGCCTGGTCGCCGCCGGCCAATCCGACGATGAACGCCAGGCCAACGGCCTGTTCGAGTGCCTCGAAGACCAGTTCCGCCACTGGCGCGCCCTCAACCAGGACCGGCAAGCCACGCTCCTGCTCGTGCACCTGCCCGACAGCGCCGAGGACGAAGCCAACTGCGCCGTGCTGGCCGAAGCGGCTCGCACGGCCGGTTTTGCCGACGTATTTATGTGCTCCGTGGATGCCATGACGGTATCGGTGCAGGGCGAAGACCGGGGCGTATGGGCCGAATCGGTGCCCGGCCAGTGGCAGAAGTTCGACTTCCTGTTCAAGCTGGTGCCCTGGGAAATTCTGGCCGAAGAAGAGCCCGAACTCACCGCCGACCTGGTACAACTTCAGCTCACCCGCGACGTGGTGATGGCCAACCCGGCCTACGCCCTGCTCTTCCAAAGCAAGGCCCTGCTGGCCCACCTCTGGGAAACGTTTCCGCACCACCCGCTGCTGCTCGAAGCCAGCCTGAGCCCGCTGCCCGGCCACCACGTGCGCAAGCCCGTGCTGGGCCGCGAGGGCCAGAACGTGGCCGAGGTGCAAGCCGACGGCCGCCCCGGTGCCGAAGTCCCCGGCGAGTTTGGCCAGCAGCCGCAGCTCTACCAGCGCTGGGCCGAACTGCCCACCGACGCCCAGGGCCGCCGCTACCAGGCTGGCGTGTTCTGGGCCGGCGAGGCCTGCGCCATTGGCTTTCGCCGCGAGGCCGGCCTCATCATCAACCTATCGGAGTTTGTGCCGCACATCCTGGTCTGA
- the ribD gene encoding bifunctional diaminohydroxyphosphoribosylaminopyrimidine deaminase/5-amino-6-(5-phosphoribosylamino)uracil reductase RibD, whose product MKIDDVSCMSRALQLAHLGTGYARPNPLVGCVVTHQGRIIGEGWHEQYGGPHAEVNALAAVADPELLKQSRVYVTLEPCAHHGKTPPCADLLIAKGVPEVVVCNEDPFPLVDGRGLEKLRAAGVRVETGLLAPEGRWLNRRFFTFHEKKRPYLVLKWAETADGFLAGKYFQPIRISSPQANLLTHQWRAEEQAILVGTRTALHDNPRLSVRDWPGPQPTRLVIDKNLSLPPTHNLLDGSQPTLIYTYRQPYHKANLDLVTLSEADDLIPQMLADLHQRQVQSVLVEGGPTVLNALLQAGLWDEIRVFRAPTKLGQGIAAPRIGFSGLRSRTNVGPDELFWYVNE is encoded by the coding sequence ATGAAAATCGACGACGTTTCCTGCATGAGCCGCGCGCTGCAGCTGGCTCACCTCGGCACCGGCTACGCCCGGCCCAACCCCTTGGTAGGCTGCGTAGTGACGCACCAGGGCCGCATCATCGGCGAGGGCTGGCACGAGCAGTACGGCGGTCCCCATGCCGAAGTAAACGCCCTGGCTGCCGTGGCCGACCCGGAATTGCTGAAGCAGTCCCGCGTGTACGTGACGCTGGAGCCCTGCGCCCACCACGGCAAAACGCCGCCCTGCGCCGACCTGCTCATTGCCAAGGGCGTGCCCGAAGTGGTGGTGTGCAACGAGGACCCCTTCCCGCTGGTGGACGGGCGCGGCCTGGAAAAGCTGCGCGCCGCCGGCGTGCGCGTCGAAACCGGCCTGCTGGCCCCCGAAGGCCGCTGGCTGAACCGGCGCTTCTTCACCTTCCACGAAAAGAAGCGGCCTTACCTGGTGCTGAAATGGGCCGAAACCGCCGACGGCTTTCTGGCCGGCAAGTACTTCCAGCCCATCCGCATCAGCTCGCCGCAGGCCAACCTGCTCACGCACCAGTGGCGGGCCGAGGAGCAGGCCATTCTGGTGGGCACGCGCACGGCCCTGCACGACAACCCGCGCCTGAGCGTGCGCGACTGGCCCGGGCCCCAGCCCACCCGCCTCGTCATCGACAAAAACCTCAGCCTGCCGCCCACGCACAACCTGCTCGACGGCTCCCAGCCCACACTCATCTACACCTACCGCCAGCCCTACCACAAAGCCAACCTCGACCTCGTGACCCTGTCGGAGGCCGATGACCTCATCCCGCAAATGCTGGCCGACCTCCACCAACGGCAGGTGCAGTCGGTGCTGGTGGAAGGCGGCCCCACGGTGCTCAATGCCTTATTGCAAGCGGGCTTGTGGGACGAAATCCGAGTGTTCCGCGCGCCCACCAAGCTGGGCCAGGGCATTGCGGCGCCGCGCATCGGGTTCAGTGGCCTGCGCAGCCGCACGAACGTTGGCCCCGATGAGTTGTTCTGGTACGTGAACGAGTAG